The following proteins are encoded in a genomic region of Mustela erminea isolate mMusErm1 chromosome 3, mMusErm1.Pri, whole genome shotgun sequence:
- the CKMT2 gene encoding creatine kinase S-type, mitochondrial, with translation MASAFSKLLTGRNASLLLATMGTSALTTGYLLNRQNVRAEAREQHRLFPPSADYPDLRKHNNCMAECLTPAIYAKLRNKATPNGYTLDQCIQTGVDNPGHPFIKTVGMVAGDEESYEVFADLFDPVIKLRHNGYDPRVMKHPTDLDASKITHGQFDERYVLSSRVRTGRSIRGLSLPPACSRAERREVENVAITALEGLKGDLAGRYYRLSEMTEQDQQRLIDDHFLFDKPVSPLLTCAGMARDWPDARGIWHNYDKTFLIWINEEDHTRVISMEKGGNMKRVFERFCRGLKEVERLIQARGWEFMWNERLGYILTCPSNLGTGLRAGVHVRIPKLSKDPRFSKILENLRLQKRGTGGVDTAAVADVYDISNIDRIGRSEVELVQIVIDGVNYLVDCEKKLERGQDIKVPPPLPQFGRK, from the exons ATGGCCAGTGCCTTCTCGAAGTTGCTCACTGGCCGCAATGCTTCTCTGTTACTTGCTACCATGGGCACCAGTGCCCTAACCACTGGGTATCTGCTGAACCGGCAGAACGTGCGGGCCGAGGCTCGGGAGCAACATAGGCTGTTCCCGCCCAG CGCAGACTACCCTGATCTGCGAAAGCACAACAACTGCATGGCCGAGTGCCTCACCCCGGCCATCTATGCCAAGCTCCGCAACAAGGCGACGCCCAACGGCTACACCCTGGACCAGTGTATCCAGACTGGAGTGGACAACCCTGGCCACCCCTTCATCAAGACTGTGGGCATGGTGGCTGGTGACGAGGAGTCGTATGAG GTGTTTGCTGACCTTTTTGATCCTGTCATCAAACTAAGGCACAATGGCTATGACCCCAGGGTGATGAAGCACCCCACGGATCTGGACGCATCCAAG ATCACCCATGGGCAGTTTGATGAGCGTTATGTGCTGTCCTCTCGGGTGCGCACAGGCCGCAGCATCCGCGGGCTGAGCCTGCCACCTGCCTGCAGCCGGGCTGAGCGAAGGGAGGTGGAGAACGTGGCCATCACGGCCCTGGAAGGCCTCAAAGGGGACCTGGCAGGCCGCTACTACAGGCTGTCCGAGATGACTGAGCAAGACCAGCAGCGGCTCATAGAT GACCACTTTCTATTTGATAAGCCAGTATCCCCCTTACTAACATGTGCTGGGATGGCCCGTGACTGGCCAGATGCCAGGGGAATCTG GCATAATTATGACAAGACCTTTCTCATCTGGATTAATGAGGAAGACCACACCAGGGTAATCTCTATGGAAAAAGGAGGCAATATGAAAAGAGTATTTGAGCGATTCTGTCGAGGACTGAAAGAG GTGGAACGCTTAATCCAAGCGCGAGGCTGGGAGTTCATGTGGAATGAGCGACTAGGATATATTCTGACCTGCCCTTCGAACCTTGGCACAGGATTACGGGCTGGTGTCCACGTTAGGATCCCAAAGCTCAGCAAG GATCCACGCTTCTCTAAGATCCTGGAAAACCTGAGACTCCAGAAGCGTGGCACGGGTGGTGTGGACACAGCAGCGGTGGCGGATGTATATGATATTTCCAACATAGATCGAATTGGTCGATCAGAG GTTGAGCTTGTTCAGATAGTCATCGATGGAGTCAACTACCTCGTGGATTGTGAAAAGAAGCTGGAGAGAGGCCAAGATATTAAGGTCCCACCACCTCTGCCTCAGTTTGGCAGGAAGTga